A single region of the Candidatus Polarisedimenticolia bacterium genome encodes:
- a CDS encoding molybdenum cofactor biosynthesis protein MoaE, with product MRVRVLLFARLRELAGREVVDLDLPEGETLSGCWRRLQQEHPPLQAYRGMPLAAVNQEYAPANLALRGGEEVAFFPPVSGGREGEREAYRIIAEPILLDALMAACSGEDVGALASFVGTVRRENAGRRVTAVEYHAYPAMAEKVLRGIGQEMLRGYGPLRIALIHRVGRLAIGEASVAIVVGSAHRHAALGAVAYAIERIKQAAPIWKKEFYEDGSSWLEPAPAKPETP from the coding sequence ATGAGAGTCCGGGTGCTGCTTTTCGCGCGGCTGCGCGAGCTGGCGGGGCGCGAGGTGGTGGACCTGGATCTTCCCGAGGGGGAGACTTTGTCCGGCTGCTGGCGCCGTCTGCAGCAGGAACATCCTCCCCTCCAGGCCTATCGCGGCATGCCGCTGGCCGCCGTGAACCAGGAATATGCGCCGGCCAACCTGGCGTTGCGCGGCGGAGAGGAGGTGGCGTTCTTTCCCCCGGTCAGCGGCGGCAGGGAGGGGGAGAGGGAGGCTTATCGCATCATTGCGGAGCCGATCCTGCTGGACGCCCTGATGGCCGCCTGCTCAGGCGAGGACGTGGGAGCCCTGGCGTCCTTCGTCGGAACGGTGCGCCGTGAGAACGCGGGGCGCCGCGTGACCGCCGTCGAGTATCACGCCTATCCGGCCATGGCGGAAAAAGTCTTGAGGGGAATTGGCCAGGAGATGCTGCGTGGATACGGTCCACTACGTATCGCCCTGATCCACCGGGTGGGACGGCTCGCCATCGGGGAGGCCAGCGTGGCGATTGTGGTCGGGTCGGCGCACCGTCATGCCGCCCTGGGAGCGGTGGCCTATGCCATCGAGCGCATCAAGCAGGCGGCGCCCATCTGGAAGAAGGAATTCTACGAGGACGGCTCGAGCTGGCTGGAGCCGGCGCCCGCCAAACCTGAGACCCCCTGA